A single genomic interval of Ramlibacter sp. harbors:
- a CDS encoding AbrB/MazE/SpoVT family DNA-binding domain-containing protein produces MTQPRHIASETIAPYTDVSGVRAVKLFRNGANQAVRIPKEFELPGTQALMHREGNRLILELVPDKPKRGTPAALAHALDEMAKLGPIDEEFPDVDAGLLPLDDIDLGED; encoded by the coding sequence ATGACCCAACCTCGCCACATTGCTTCAGAAACCATAGCCCCCTACACAGACGTGTCGGGGGTCAGGGCCGTCAAGCTGTTTCGCAACGGCGCCAATCAGGCGGTGCGCATCCCCAAGGAATTCGAGCTGCCGGGCACGCAGGCGCTGATGCACCGCGAAGGCAACCGCCTGATCCTGGAGTTGGTGCCCGACAAGCCCAAGCGGGGCACGCCGGCGGCGCTGGCGCATGCGTTGGACGAAATGGCCAAACTGGGCCCTATCGACGAAGAGTTCCCCGATGTGGACGCGGGCCTGTTGCCCCTGGACGACATTGATTTGGGTGAAGACTGA
- a CDS encoding type II toxin-antitoxin system VapC family toxin has product MVADARLYLLDTNIMSDMMRNPEGMAAQRFRKVLTKDDPGTLCTSVIVQCELLFGLRRRTHPRWQTHYQLLLGSVTVMPLEPEVAAHYAPMRTLLEQAGTPMGANDTLIAAHALALGATLVTADAEFSRVPGLKLENWLQPL; this is encoded by the coding sequence ATGGTGGCAGACGCGCGCCTGTACCTGCTGGACACCAACATCATGTCGGACATGATGCGCAATCCCGAGGGCATGGCCGCACAACGTTTCCGCAAAGTACTGACCAAAGATGACCCAGGCACCCTGTGCACCAGTGTGATTGTTCAATGCGAGCTTCTTTTCGGGTTGAGACGGCGCACCCACCCACGCTGGCAAACGCACTACCAGCTGCTTTTGGGTTCGGTGACCGTCATGCCACTTGAGCCCGAAGTCGCCGCACATTACGCCCCGATGCGCACCCTGTTGGAGCAAGCCGGCACCCCCATGGGTGCCAACGACACCCTGATCGCCGCCCACGCCCTGGCGCTGGGTGCCACGCTGGTCACCGCCGATGCAGAATTTTCCCGCGTGCCCGGCCTCAAGCTCGAAAACTGGCTGCAGCCCCTGTGA
- the serB gene encoding phosphoserine phosphatase SerB — MPASEISPGLVIQNFTPPLQLADFRLIAFDMDSTLINIECVDEIADAAGRKEEVAAITEAAMRGEITDYKDSLRRRVALLRGVTVADMELVYTTRLRINPGAAELVAACKAAGLKVLLVSGGFTFFTDRVRDTLGIDFTRSNMLEVESGPNCGQLTGRMVDQPWGDICDGDEKRKMLLETCAALGISPKQAIAMGDGANDLPMMGVAGLSVAYHAKPRVREQAMVAINSGGLDRLLEVVRPAA, encoded by the coding sequence ATGCCCGCTTCTGAAATTTCTCCCGGCCTCGTCATCCAGAACTTCACCCCGCCGCTGCAGCTGGCGGACTTCAGGCTGATCGCCTTTGACATGGACTCCACGCTCATCAACATCGAGTGCGTGGACGAGATCGCCGACGCGGCCGGCCGCAAGGAAGAAGTGGCCGCCATCACCGAAGCCGCGATGCGCGGCGAGATCACCGACTACAAGGACAGCCTGCGCCGCCGCGTGGCGCTGCTGCGCGGCGTGACGGTGGCCGACATGGAACTGGTCTACACCACGCGCCTGCGGATCAACCCCGGCGCGGCCGAGCTGGTGGCCGCTTGCAAGGCGGCGGGCCTGAAGGTGCTGCTGGTGTCGGGGGGCTTCACGTTCTTCACCGACCGGGTGCGTGACACGCTGGGCATCGACTTCACGCGCTCCAACATGCTCGAGGTGGAGTCCGGCCCCAATTGCGGCCAGCTGACCGGCCGCATGGTCGACCAGCCCTGGGGCGACATCTGCGACGGCGACGAAAAACGCAAGATGCTGCTGGAAACCTGCGCCGCGCTGGGCATCAGCCCGAAACAGGCCATCGCCATGGGCGACGGCGCCAACGACCTGCCCATGATGGGCGTGGCCGGCCTGTCCGTGGCCTACCATGCCAAGCCCAGGGTGCGCGAACAGGCCATGGTGGCCATCAACAGCGGCGGGCTGGACCGGCTGCTGGAAGTGGTGCGACCCGCCGCCTGA